A portion of the Pseudomonas protegens CHA0 genome contains these proteins:
- a CDS encoding YaeQ family protein, whose product MAQPSTTYKFELNLTDLDRGVYESVKQTIARHPSETEERMTVRLLSYAFWYNEHLSFGRGLSDVDEPALWEKSLDDRVLHWIEVGQPDADRLTWCSRRTERTSLLAYGSLRVWQTRVLDAVKNLKNLNIAGVPQEVLETLAKDMPRVIKWDVMISEGTIFVTDDRGQHEVQLEWLLGERG is encoded by the coding sequence ATGGCCCAGCCGTCCACCACCTACAAATTCGAATTGAACCTGACCGACCTCGATCGTGGGGTCTATGAAAGCGTCAAGCAGACCATCGCCCGTCACCCTTCGGAAACCGAAGAGCGCATGACCGTACGGTTGCTGTCCTACGCCTTCTGGTACAACGAGCACCTGTCGTTCGGTCGGGGTCTGTCGGACGTGGATGAACCCGCCCTGTGGGAAAAGAGCCTGGATGACCGCGTCCTGCACTGGATCGAAGTTGGCCAGCCGGACGCCGATCGCCTGACCTGGTGCTCGCGCCGCACCGAACGCACCAGCCTCCTGGCCTACGGCAGCCTGCGGGTCTGGCAGACCCGGGTGCTGGACGCGGTGAAGAACCTGAAGAACCTCAACATTGCCGGCGTGCCCCAGGAAGTCCTCGAGACCCTGGCCAAGGACATGCCGCGCGTCATCAAGTGGGACGTGATGATCAGCGAAGGCACGATCTTCGTCACCGACGATCGCGGCCAGCACGAAGTGCAGCTGGAATGGCTGCTGGGCGAGCGCGGCTGA